From Desulfovibrio desulfuricans:
GGCAGGCGCAGACCGCAGCCGTCCTCATGCAGCGCATCCCCGCTGCGGCAGTGCATATGATCGAGATATTCAACTGGAATCGTTTGGCCGCTTCCCTGCCGGTGCTGGAGGCACTTGCGCAACCGCATTCCGGCAGATGATGAACATTCGCGCATAAACGTTTAAGGAGAATCATGGCTGGCGCCACAGACCACATCGCCCTGCTGCAAAAATGGCGGGCAGGTCTCAGCAAGGACGACCACTGGTGCATCCTCATCAATGCCGACCCCGATGCCCTGGCATCGGCGCTGGCGCTCAAGCGTATTATGATCCACAAGGTGCACAGCGTGGATATTGCGCGCATCAATGAGGTGACCCGCCCCGACAACCTGGCCATGATCCGCTACCTGAACATCCCCGTGCGCCCCTGGCAGCCTGAAAATGCCGACCAGTACACCCACCTTGCAATGGTGGATTCCCAGCCGCACCACAGCAAGGCTTTCCAGGGCCTGCACTTTGACTGCATCATCGACCACCATCCCCTGCCCCGCGCCGCCAACAATATTACGGCATGTTCACTGGCTGGCCCGGCTTTGTTGCGCGATATCCGCCCCAACATGGGCGCCACCAGCACCATGATGGCCCGCTATCTCAAGGCTCTGCGCATGCGCCCCGGCCCAAGGCTGGCCACAGCCCTGCTCTACGGCATCCGCACAGATACGGCGGCGTTTGAGCGCTCTGGCGGCGAAGACGATTTCCGCGCCTATCAGTGGCTTTCGCGCCATGCGGATAACGGCCTGCTGCGCCGTATTCTGCGCAGCGAATACCTGCGGGAATGGCTGCCGCTGTTTTCACGCGCATTCCGTTCCCTTGCCGACTGCCGCGGCGGCGGGGCCTTTGCCTCGCTCAACGAGGTCAACAGCGCAGACCTCTTGGTGGCCGTGGCGGACTTTTTCACGCGGGTGCATGGCCTGCGGTGGATAGCCGTAAGCGGCGTGGTGGACAAAACCGTTATCGTGATATTTCGCGGCGATGGCGGCCGGGACATTGGCCGTCTTGCGGACGCCTGTTTTTACGATGTGGGCGAGGCCGGCGGGCACCGCAATCTGGCCCGCGCGGAGTTTCCCCTCTCGGCAGTGCCAGAAGGCGTGAAACCCGGCGACTTTGTGCTCAAGCGCATTGAAACGCGCAAGCTGCGGCGCAAAACAACAGCCCCGGACGCCCCCTCAGACCCCGCAGAGCGTGGCGCAGCCTGACTTTGCGAATAATTTGCATGCAAACTTCAATTTTCTATTGACAGGCTTTTGCATGCCGCGTAGCTTTTTACCTAGAAAATTTTAAGGATACTTTCATGCAGCGCATTTCTTCCAACCACACCTCCTCCTACGCCGCCGGCATCTTTAGCTGGTATTATTTTGCGTACTTTACCGGAGCCTGTGGTCGGGAGCTTTGCTGACGCGTAAAAGTTAGAAAGTTCAACGGGCCGCAGGCAACAAGCCAGCGGCCCTTTTTTTGTATGGGCCGCCGGAAAAGATGCGGCAAACCCCGCTCCATGCGGGTCACCTTAAAGCAGCAGACTGAAAGGAGCGAGCCCATGTACCTTGGAAAAAAAATCCGCCTGGAACGTATCATCAACCGCGCAAATGGCCGTACCATCATTGTTCCCATGGACCACGGCGTGACCATCGGCGCGGTTGAAGGCCTGGTGGACATGCGCGACACCGTCAACGATATGGCCACGGGCGGCGCTGACGCCGTTCTCATGCACAAGGGCCTTGTGCGTTGCGGGCACCGTAACGCGGGCAGCGACATCGGCCTTATCATCCACCTCTCCGCCTCCACCGCTCTTTCCCCCCTCGGCAACACCAAAACCCTCGTAGCCACAGTTGAAGAAGCCATCAAACATGGCGCGGACTGCGTTTCGGTACACGTCAATCTGGGCGACCCCAATGAACGCCTCATGCTGGCCGATCTGGGACGTGTGGCCGAATCGTGCGACAACTGGGGCATCCCGCTGCTGGCCATGATGTACGCCCGCGGCCCCCAGATCCAGAACGGCTACGCCAAGGACGTGGTGGCCCACTGCGCCCGCGTGGGCGTTGAGCTGGGCGCGGACATCGTCAAGGTGCCCTACACCGGCGATGTGGAAAGCTTCTCTGAAGTAGTGGCCGCCTGCTGTGTGCCCGTGGTTATCGCTGGTGGCGAACGCATGGATTCCACCCGCCAGATCCTCCAGATGGTTCAGGATTCACTGAGCGCTGGCGGCGCGGGTATTTCCGTGGGCCGCAATGTCTTCCAGCATCCCAACCGCGTTGCTCTGGTCAAGGCCCTGCGCGCCATCGTTCACGACAACGCTTCCGTGGATCAGGCCATGGAAATTGTAGGAGAATAAGCCGCATGTCCCGCATCTATTTCAACTGCGTTCCCTTTGACAAGGGCGATGTGACACTGGCGCTGGAATCCGGCGTGGACGGCGTTATTGTGCCGCGCAAGCATGTGGAAGAAGTTTCCGGTCTTTCGCGCTGCCCTGTGTGGGCTGCCGAAGATACCGCCATGATGGCGCTCAGCGTCAAGGCTGACGAAGAAGCCGTGCTCGAACGGCTGCATAAGGGCGAGCGTGTGGTTCTGGCTCGCGGCTGGGAGGTAATACCTGTGGAAAACCTTCTGGCCCAGAGCGACAGCGTTCTGGCTGAGGCCGCTACGCTGGACGAGGCCCGCCTTGCCGCAGGAATTTTGGAACGCGGTGTGGCGGGCATTGTTGTATCCAGAGAGGCCGTGGCCGATCTCAAGACCATTGTCAGCCAGTGCAAGCTCGCGCAGGGGCATGAAGAACTGCAGCCCGCCGTGATCACCCGTGTGGAATCCGTGGGCCTCGGGCACCGCGTCTGCGCCGACACGCTCTCCATCCTGCGCAAGGGGCAGGGCATGCTGGTGGGCAATTCCAGCGCCTTTACCTTTCTTGTGCATGCGGAAACCGAGCGCAACGAATATGTGGCCGCCCGCCCCTTCAGGGTTAATGCGGGGGCCGTGCATGCCTACGTGCGCCTGCCCGGCGACAAAACCACCTACCTTGGCGAGTTCAAGGCGGGGCAGGAAGTGCTGATCGTGGACGCCAACGGCGAAACAAGCCTTGCCACCCTTGGCAGGGTCAAGATTGAAGTGCGCCCCATGCTGCTGGTTGAAGCCCAGGTCACCACCGAAGACGGCGTCAAAACCGGCGCGGTATTTTTGCAGAATGCCGAAACCATCCGCCTGACCACCCCCGGCGGCGAACCGGTAAGCGTAGTGGGCCTGAAGCCCGGCGATACCGTGCTGTGCCGCCTGGACGAAGCCGGCCGCCATTTTGGCATGCGCATCCGCGAAGACATCCGGGAGATATAGCATGGACGACAGCAACAGCCACTGGCCCAAAGGCCACCCCGCAGCCGCAGCAGACCGTCAGGCAGCCTCTCCCGATGAGGCGGGCGCGCGCCTTGCCGCCATCCGCCACGAGATTGACGCCGTGGATCAGGATCTGCTCACGCTCTTTAACCAGCGGGCGGCCCTGAGCCTTGAGGTGGGACGTATCAAGGCCGACGTGCCGGGCATTATCTTCAAGCCCCTGCGGGAAAAGGAAGTGCTGGACAGTCTGGCTACGCGCAACCCCGGCCCCCTGCCGGAGGATCATCTGCGGGCCATCTGGCGCGAGATATTTTCTTCCTCCCGTTCCTTGCAGCGACCCCAGAATGTGGCCTATCTCGGCCCGGAAGGCACGTTTTCCTACTTTGCAGGCGTGGAGTACCTGGGCCATGCCGCCCAGTTCCGCCCCTGCAACGATATTACGCAGGTCTTTCAGGAAGTGGCTTCCGGTCAGTGCGAGCTCGGCGTGGTGCCGCTGGAAAATTCCCTTCAGGGAACCGTGGGCGTGAGCTTTGACCTGTTCCTCAAGTACGACGTGCATATTCAGGCCGAGCTGTTTTCCCGCATTTCGCACTGTCTGCTGAGCAACGCGCCCTCGCTGGCCGCAGTGCGTACCGTGTATTCCCACCCCCAGCCCCTGGCCCAGTGCGGCGCGTGGCTGCGCGCCCATCTGCCCGGCGCTGGCCTTGTGCCGGTGGAATCCACCGCTGCCGCCGCACAGTACGCCGCTGGCAAGGAAGACGCAGCCGCCATCGGTCACGGCAAGCTGGCCGACCTCATGGGCATTGCCGTTCTGGCCCGCCGCATTGAGGACGAGCCGGGCAACTGGACGCGCTTTGTGATCATCGGCCCCGGCGATGCACGCTCGGGTAGCCGCACGGGCGGCCCGCAGCCCGGCCATACCGGCGCGGACAAAACCTCGCTGCTGTTCACCACGGCAGACAAAGCTGGCGCGCTCTCGAGCGTGCTTGACCTGCTG
This genomic window contains:
- a CDS encoding DHH family phosphoesterase, giving the protein MAGATDHIALLQKWRAGLSKDDHWCILINADPDALASALALKRIMIHKVHSVDIARINEVTRPDNLAMIRYLNIPVRPWQPENADQYTHLAMVDSQPHHSKAFQGLHFDCIIDHHPLPRAANNITACSLAGPALLRDIRPNMGATSTMMARYLKALRMRPGPRLATALLYGIRTDTAAFERSGGEDDFRAYQWLSRHADNGLLRRILRSEYLREWLPLFSRAFRSLADCRGGGAFASLNEVNSADLLVAVADFFTRVHGLRWIAVSGVVDKTVIVIFRGDGGRDIGRLADACFYDVGEAGGHRNLARAEFPLSAVPEGVKPGDFVLKRIETRKLRRKTTAPDAPSDPAERGAA
- a CDS encoding 2-amino-3,7-dideoxy-D-threo-hept-6-ulosonate synthase, yielding MYLGKKIRLERIINRANGRTIIVPMDHGVTIGAVEGLVDMRDTVNDMATGGADAVLMHKGLVRCGHRNAGSDIGLIIHLSASTALSPLGNTKTLVATVEEAIKHGADCVSVHVNLGDPNERLMLADLGRVAESCDNWGIPLLAMMYARGPQIQNGYAKDVVAHCARVGVELGADIVKVPYTGDVESFSEVVAACCVPVVIAGGERMDSTRQILQMVQDSLSAGGAGISVGRNVFQHPNRVALVKALRAIVHDNASVDQAMEIVGE
- a CDS encoding 3-dehydroquinate synthase II family protein, giving the protein MSRIYFNCVPFDKGDVTLALESGVDGVIVPRKHVEEVSGLSRCPVWAAEDTAMMALSVKADEEAVLERLHKGERVVLARGWEVIPVENLLAQSDSVLAEAATLDEARLAAGILERGVAGIVVSREAVADLKTIVSQCKLAQGHEELQPAVITRVESVGLGHRVCADTLSILRKGQGMLVGNSSAFTFLVHAETERNEYVAARPFRVNAGAVHAYVRLPGDKTTYLGEFKAGQEVLIVDANGETSLATLGRVKIEVRPMLLVEAQVTTEDGVKTGAVFLQNAETIRLTTPGGEPVSVVGLKPGDTVLCRLDEAGRHFGMRIREDIREI
- the pheA gene encoding prephenate dehydratase, whose translation is MDDSNSHWPKGHPAAAADRQAASPDEAGARLAAIRHEIDAVDQDLLTLFNQRAALSLEVGRIKADVPGIIFKPLREKEVLDSLATRNPGPLPEDHLRAIWREIFSSSRSLQRPQNVAYLGPEGTFSYFAGVEYLGHAAQFRPCNDITQVFQEVASGQCELGVVPLENSLQGTVGVSFDLFLKYDVHIQAELFSRISHCLLSNAPSLAAVRTVYSHPQPLAQCGAWLRAHLPGAGLVPVESTAAAAQYAAGKEDAAAIGHGKLADLMGIAVLARRIEDEPGNWTRFVIIGPGDARSGSRTGGPQPGHTGADKTSLLFTTADKAGALSSVLDLLASNGINMRKLESRPLRGQRWKYVFFADVESDLEDPRYAPLLEKLHEVCTSFRILGSYPTGPQLDRLDLHSETPEQPAS